In Geothermobacter hydrogeniphilus, a genomic segment contains:
- a CDS encoding IclR family transcriptional regulator translates to MFHRFDDPEGSIGRPAQRKDVQLAARGRDSYSIQSVENALDVLEALCDEEEAVRISRLSQRLGMNKTSVFRLMATFENRGYVEREDNTSKYRLGLSAFEVAQKFLARMGLLRKAKPEMEKLVRDCNETVYLTVRRGSDVLFFDMVDTTHQVKIVSLMGRRYPLTATAAGQIHLAFDDGTAKATNRCTLTEDLARVQVRGWSRDCGVLGDGVASLAVPLFGNGGKLCGGLCMIVPEFRVPQDQLAAGLLPELIETGVVISNKLGHVGHYLNGPKTRQHPPAKSRGKHHI, encoded by the coding sequence TTGTTTCATCGATTCGACGATCCAGAGGGTTCAATCGGCCGACCGGCCCAACGAAAGGATGTTCAATTGGCCGCGAGAGGGCGCGATTCGTACTCAATCCAGTCCGTAGAGAATGCATTGGATGTCCTTGAGGCTCTTTGCGACGAGGAAGAGGCGGTTCGGATTTCGCGACTCAGCCAACGCCTGGGCATGAACAAAACCAGCGTCTTTCGCCTTATGGCGACCTTTGAAAATCGCGGCTACGTCGAACGGGAAGACAACACCAGCAAATATCGCCTCGGCCTGTCGGCATTTGAAGTCGCGCAGAAATTCCTGGCCCGCATGGGCTTGTTGCGCAAAGCCAAACCGGAAATGGAAAAACTGGTCCGCGACTGCAACGAGACCGTCTACCTGACGGTCAGACGAGGGTCGGACGTTCTGTTCTTTGACATGGTCGATACCACCCATCAGGTAAAAATTGTCTCCCTGATGGGTCGCCGTTATCCACTGACGGCAACCGCCGCCGGGCAGATTCACCTGGCTTTCGACGACGGCACGGCAAAAGCGACGAACCGTTGCACCCTGACAGAGGATCTTGCCAGGGTGCAGGTCCGGGGCTGGAGCCGTGACTGTGGTGTCCTCGGAGACGGGGTCGCGTCACTGGCGGTGCCTTTGTTCGGCAACGGCGGAAAGCTCTGCGGGGGTCTCTGCATGATTGTTCCGGAGTTCCGCGTTCCGCAGGATCAGCTTGCGGCGGGGTTGTTGCCGGAACTGATCGAAACCGGGGTTGTCATCTCCAACAAGCTCGGACACGTCGGTCATTATCTCAACGGACCGAAAACCAGGCAGCACCCCCCTGCCAAAAGCAGGGGAAAACATCATATTTAG
- a CDS encoding DUF4212 domain-containing protein — MQHDHEGYWKATLGLIRNVLIVWFIVSYGLGILLAPALNSIHLGGYPLGFWFAQQGSMYVFVALIFIYAKLMGNIDKKFDVHED, encoded by the coding sequence ATGCAACACGATCATGAAGGTTATTGGAAAGCGACCCTGGGCCTGATCAGGAACGTCCTGATCGTCTGGTTCATCGTTTCCTACGGCTTGGGCATTTTGCTGGCCCCGGCACTGAACAGCATTCACCTTGGCGGATATCCGCTCGGCTTCTGGTTTGCCCAACAGGGTTCCATGTATGTTTTTGTCGCACTCATCTTCATCTACGCCAAATTGATGGGAAATATCGACAAAAAATTTGACGTTCACGAAGATTAA
- a CDS encoding AsmA-like C-terminal domain-containing protein: protein MPRSRSIARLIVLLLLLTCAAGALVLVNIDLNSYRSEIATGLGELLGRPVSFGRIGYSLRNGLAVDCRDLEIPASADSNFSLKAAHLYLKVDILPLLRGELILRQLILDHPRLQIDLSRPRAPNRPAQNSSPRSMTTSLRKVRMQSGAISVRLPETAAVKTLSLRDIDLRIENRPGQRLGISLQGITELDDNASELAMTGEIASPWRGKTAHNRIDLELQLKHLPLDAVARRLGMKKLRLTGKAFLSARLKGSAVGGIAIQSTLIAPQARYTIGDRPTRPVGQWQLAATWQRDDPATDRLRDITLKHNDLRLDGKIALRRQVLSAHFQLPRASLHSWLELAPEPLLPVGLLEQTEKGRISATIDLPPTPLAQLTDNNLLNKLRIDADFDQLSWKLSGLPPLEQGQGQLQLIDGRIIAKTFQARWAGRLQTLTGSITLDTPPRFALQGTLQPPPLQQLRSLLPDNKQTALILQGTVPLRWSCRGRPGNLTIGLDGDLTSLRLDYPGWFSKNPGEAGRLRATLSKKGDSWDLADSRLDLAGESLTAEGHWRSGSDWKLRLRGTRLDLQQLLKRSRHLAPHRPRGTLDLDLKLRSAAGPVPTINGRLQLHDVGVHLTRSLADLQRINGTLLLTGRGMKTVLLNARLGQSPVTLQLQLNDFTRPELQLHLQARSVGAHELIFPSRKQKLRDLDGRITIAARGIDFDLIKVRLDGGTDCVVTGTMQGWHQPHIALQIDAAYADIDEVIALWKHPGNPKQAPAEKPMTAPPPEPTISIKARVATGKLSRLRFINATGTITGDGRGRLSIAPLQFYSGEGFGSGQVIVKTGPDHTSRLIVSGHVENFPAQGIHRDLLQRDSILTGTLRGDFYLEGLTGNDFIRTSRGGINLEIDDGVLKRFKVLSKLFSLLNVSQLFSLHLPDMAEEGMPFKKIDATFSLAGGLLKTEDLLVHSEAMDLSMVGEYDLNDNRIDAVLGIKPLKTVDKIITKIPIAGWILTGKEKALITAHFTVKGSADQPEVVPVPITSLSNKVFGIFKRVLTLPGKVITDPGDVILPQSVNPKE, encoded by the coding sequence ATGCCCCGCTCGCGATCCATTGCCCGTCTTATTGTCCTGCTGCTTCTGCTCACCTGTGCAGCCGGCGCCCTGGTGCTGGTCAACATCGACCTCAACAGCTACCGGTCCGAAATCGCCACCGGCCTCGGCGAGCTGCTCGGCCGACCGGTCAGCTTCGGCCGGATCGGCTATTCCCTGCGCAACGGGCTGGCCGTGGACTGCCGCGACCTGGAAATCCCCGCCAGCGCCGATTCCAACTTCAGTCTCAAGGCCGCCCACCTTTACCTGAAAGTGGATATCCTGCCGCTGCTGCGCGGCGAACTGATCCTGCGCCAGCTGATCCTCGATCATCCCCGCCTGCAGATCGACCTCTCGCGACCGCGCGCTCCCAACCGGCCAGCGCAGAATTCCAGCCCCCGCTCCATGACCACCAGCCTGCGAAAGGTCCGCATGCAGTCTGGCGCAATCAGCGTGCGCCTGCCCGAAACCGCGGCCGTAAAAACACTCAGTCTCCGGGACATCGACCTGCGCATCGAGAATCGCCCCGGGCAGCGTCTCGGTATCAGCCTGCAGGGCATCACGGAGCTCGACGACAACGCGTCGGAACTGGCCATGACCGGGGAGATCGCCTCTCCCTGGCGGGGCAAAACCGCACACAACCGGATTGATCTGGAACTGCAGCTGAAACACCTGCCGCTGGACGCTGTCGCCAGGCGACTGGGCATGAAAAAACTGCGCCTCACCGGGAAGGCGTTCCTCTCCGCCCGGCTCAAAGGCTCCGCCGTCGGTGGAATCGCTATCCAATCCACCCTGATCGCCCCCCAGGCCCGGTACACCATCGGCGACCGACCGACCCGGCCGGTCGGTCAATGGCAGCTGGCCGCCACCTGGCAACGAGACGACCCGGCAACCGATCGATTGCGGGATATCACCCTGAAACACAACGATCTGCGGCTCGATGGAAAAATTGCACTGCGCCGGCAAGTCCTGTCCGCCCACTTCCAGCTCCCCCGAGCATCCCTGCACAGCTGGCTGGAACTGGCCCCGGAGCCATTGCTCCCGGTCGGGCTGCTTGAACAAACCGAGAAGGGGCGGATCAGCGCCACCATCGACCTGCCGCCGACTCCCCTGGCACAACTCACCGACAACAACCTGCTCAACAAGCTGCGGATCGACGCCGACTTCGATCAGCTCAGCTGGAAGCTCTCCGGTCTGCCGCCCCTGGAGCAGGGGCAGGGGCAACTGCAGCTGATCGACGGCCGCATTATCGCCAAGACGTTCCAGGCCAGGTGGGCCGGCCGCCTCCAGACCCTGACCGGCAGCATCACTCTTGACACGCCCCCGCGATTTGCGCTGCAGGGAACCCTGCAGCCCCCGCCCCTGCAGCAACTGCGGTCACTACTGCCCGACAACAAGCAAACCGCTCTCATCCTGCAGGGAACGGTCCCCCTGCGCTGGTCCTGCAGGGGGCGACCGGGAAACCTGACAATCGGCCTCGACGGCGACCTGACCTCCCTGCGGCTGGACTATCCCGGCTGGTTCAGCAAGAATCCCGGGGAGGCCGGACGCCTGCGGGCGACATTGAGCAAAAAGGGAGACAGTTGGGACCTTGCCGACAGCCGGCTCGACCTGGCCGGGGAGAGTCTGACAGCGGAAGGACATTGGCGATCGGGCAGCGACTGGAAACTGCGCCTGCGGGGAACCCGCCTCGATCTTCAGCAGCTACTGAAACGCAGTCGCCACCTGGCCCCGCACCGACCGCGGGGGACCCTCGACCTCGATCTGAAACTGCGGTCTGCAGCCGGGCCGGTCCCCACCATCAATGGACGACTGCAGCTGCATGATGTCGGTGTTCACCTGACCCGCAGCCTGGCTGACCTGCAGCGCATCAACGGCACCCTGCTGCTGACCGGCCGGGGCATGAAGACGGTCCTGCTCAACGCCCGCCTCGGTCAATCGCCCGTCACCCTGCAGCTCCAACTGAATGATTTCACCAGGCCGGAGCTGCAACTGCACCTGCAGGCCAGAAGCGTCGGCGCCCATGAGTTGATCTTTCCTTCAAGAAAACAGAAGCTGCGTGACCTCGACGGCCGCATCACCATTGCCGCCCGCGGCATTGACTTCGACCTGATCAAGGTCAGGCTCGACGGCGGCACCGACTGTGTCGTCACCGGAACCATGCAGGGCTGGCACCAGCCGCATATCGCCCTGCAGATCGATGCCGCCTACGCCGACATCGACGAAGTTATCGCCCTCTGGAAACATCCCGGCAACCCGAAACAGGCCCCCGCGGAAAAACCCATGACCGCCCCGCCGCCGGAACCGACCATCAGCATCAAGGCCCGCGTTGCGACCGGCAAGCTGAGCCGTCTCAGGTTCATCAATGCCACCGGCACCATAACCGGCGACGGCCGGGGGCGGCTCAGCATCGCCCCGCTGCAGTTCTATTCCGGAGAGGGCTTCGGCAGCGGCCAGGTCATTGTCAAGACCGGCCCGGACCACACATCCCGACTGATCGTTTCAGGCCATGTCGAAAACTTCCCCGCCCAGGGGATCCACCGTGACCTGCTGCAACGCGACAGCATTCTCACCGGCACCCTGCGGGGCGATTTCTACCTCGAAGGACTGACCGGTAACGATTTCATCAGAACCTCCCGGGGAGGCATCAACCTGGAAATCGACGACGGTGTCCTGAAGCGGTTCAAGGTTCTCTCCAAACTCTTCTCGCTGCTCAATGTCTCCCAGCTGTTCAGCCTGCACCTGCCCGACATGGCGGAAGAGGGCATGCCCTTCAAGAAGATCGACGCCACCTTCAGCCTTGCCGGGGGACTACTCAAAACCGAAGACCTGCTGGTTCACAGCGAAGCGATGGACCTCTCCATGGTCGGCGAATACGACCTCAACGACAACCGTATCGACGCCGTCCTCGGCATCAAACCGTTGAAAACGGTGGACAAGATCATCACCAAGATCCCCATCGCCGGCTGGATACTGACCGGCAAGGAGAAGGCCCTGATTACCGCCCATTTCACCGTCAAGGGCAGCGCCGATCAGCCCGAGGTCGTTCCCGTTCCGATCACCTCGTTGTCGAACAAGGTGTTCGGCATTTTCAAACGGGTTCTGACCCTGCCGGGCAAGGTGATCACCGATCCCGGAGACGTCATCCTGCCGCAGTCGGTGAATCCGAAGGAGTGA
- a CDS encoding sodium:solute symporter family protein, producing the protein MGLQGLTYLIVGLTFALYIGIAIWARAGSTKEFYAAGGSVHPVLNGMATGADWMSAASFISMAGLIAAFGYGGALFLMGWTGGYVLLAMLLAPYLRKFGKFTVPQFFGTRYYSQGASTVAVLCLLMASLTYIIGQMTGVGVAFSRFLGVSNSTGIFVGMAIVFCYAVFGGMKGITYTQVAQYCVLILAYTVPAVFISLHLTGNPLPQLGLGSDLAGSSVSLLAKLDQISVDLGFAQYTTHMRGSMLNTFVYTASLMIGTAGLPHVIMRFFTVPTVKDARASAGWALVFIAILYTTAPAVAAMAKINLLTTINPKIMTDNNITAPDAQIKYAERPDWMKRWEKTGLLKFTDKNGDGRIQLYNDKSKDPKFAAAGWKGNELTVNKDIMVLANPEIALLPNWVIALVAAGGLAAALSTAAGLLLAISSAISHDLLKEKFMPDLSEKGELMAGKIAMACSILVAGYLGLNPPDFAAGTVAIAFGLAASSIFPALMMGIFSKTMNKQGAIAGMLAGIGITMLYVFAHKGIFFIKGTSFLGLFGGKANFFLGIEPNAFGAIGALVNFAVAFAVKNMTEPVPEDIANMVEQVRIPKGSGEVTGAH; encoded by the coding sequence ATGGGTCTTCAAGGATTAACTTATCTGATTGTCGGTCTGACCTTCGCGCTTTATATCGGCATCGCCATCTGGGCCCGCGCGGGCAGCACCAAAGAATTCTACGCAGCCGGCGGCTCGGTCCATCCGGTTCTCAACGGTATGGCGACCGGCGCTGACTGGATGTCGGCCGCATCCTTCATCTCGATGGCCGGCCTGATCGCCGCCTTCGGTTATGGCGGCGCGCTGTTCCTGATGGGCTGGACCGGCGGCTATGTTCTGCTTGCCATGCTGCTCGCCCCCTACCTGCGCAAGTTCGGCAAGTTTACCGTTCCGCAGTTCTTCGGTACCCGCTACTATTCCCAGGGTGCCTCCACGGTGGCGGTTCTCTGCCTGCTGATGGCTTCCCTGACCTACATCATCGGTCAGATGACCGGTGTCGGCGTTGCCTTCTCGCGTTTCCTCGGGGTCTCCAACTCCACCGGGATCTTCGTCGGGATGGCGATCGTCTTCTGCTACGCCGTTTTCGGCGGCATGAAGGGGATCACCTACACCCAGGTGGCCCAGTACTGCGTGCTGATCCTGGCCTACACCGTGCCGGCGGTCTTCATCTCCCTGCACCTGACCGGCAATCCGCTGCCGCAGCTCGGCCTCGGTTCCGACCTTGCCGGCTCCAGCGTCTCGCTGCTGGCCAAGCTTGACCAGATCTCCGTTGATCTCGGTTTTGCCCAGTACACCACCCACATGCGCGGCAGCATGCTGAACACCTTCGTCTACACCGCTTCGCTGATGATCGGCACCGCCGGTCTGCCGCACGTTATCATGCGCTTCTTCACCGTCCCCACGGTTAAGGACGCCCGTGCTTCGGCCGGTTGGGCCCTGGTCTTCATCGCCATCCTCTACACCACCGCTCCCGCGGTTGCCGCGATGGCCAAGATCAACCTGCTGACCACCATCAACCCGAAAATCATGACCGACAACAACATCACCGCCCCGGATGCCCAGATCAAGTACGCTGAGCGTCCCGACTGGATGAAGCGTTGGGAAAAAACCGGTCTGCTGAAATTCACCGACAAAAACGGCGACGGCCGTATCCAGCTCTACAATGACAAGTCCAAGGATCCCAAGTTCGCCGCCGCCGGCTGGAAAGGCAACGAGCTGACGGTCAACAAGGACATCATGGTTCTCGCCAACCCCGAGATCGCCCTGTTGCCCAACTGGGTCATCGCCCTGGTTGCCGCCGGTGGTCTTGCCGCCGCGCTGTCGACCGCTGCCGGTCTGCTGCTCGCCATCTCTTCGGCGATCTCGCATGACCTGCTGAAAGAGAAGTTCATGCCGGACCTCTCCGAGAAGGGTGAGCTGATGGCCGGTAAAATCGCCATGGCCTGCTCGATCCTGGTCGCCGGCTACCTCGGCCTGAATCCCCCGGACTTCGCCGCCGGCACCGTGGCCATCGCCTTCGGCCTGGCCGCCAGCTCGATCTTCCCGGCGCTGATGATGGGCATCTTCTCCAAGACCATGAACAAGCAGGGCGCCATCGCCGGCATGCTCGCCGGTATCGGCATCACCATGCTCTACGTCTTCGCCCACAAGGGGATCTTCTTCATCAAGGGAACCTCCTTCCTCGGCCTGTTCGGCGGCAAGGCGAACTTCTTCCTCGGCATTGAGCCGAACGCCTTCGGCGCCATCGGCGCGTTGGTCAACTTCGCGGTTGCCTTCGCGGTCAAGAACATGACCGAGCCGGTTCCCGAAGACATCGCCAACATGGTCGAGCAGGTCCGGATTCCGAAGGGCTCGGGCGAAGTGACCGGCGCTCACTGA
- a CDS encoding IclR family transcriptional regulator — translation MPTRDKESYSIHSVDNALAVLEALCDEPGDVQISRLSEKLGMNKTSVFRLLATFENRGYVEREEQTGRYRLGLSAYEVGQKLISRMTMLRQARPVMERLARECDEAVYLALRRDDELLFLDMVDTPQQVKIISLVGKRYPLSEIAAGSVILAHSPTEQPLSRELAEIHRRGWASGHDVLGEGIACLSVPLFNGEGTVPASLSFLGPDFRLDEQRLRDNFLPPLREAGQTISSKLGFLGSYLNS, via the coding sequence TTGCCCACACGCGACAAGGAATCTTACTCGATCCATTCGGTGGACAACGCGCTGGCCGTCCTGGAAGCACTGTGCGACGAACCCGGAGACGTACAGATATCCAGGCTGAGCGAAAAACTCGGCATGAACAAGACCAGTGTCTTCAGACTGCTGGCAACCTTTGAAAATCGCGGCTATGTCGAACGCGAAGAACAGACCGGACGTTACCGCCTCGGGCTGTCGGCCTACGAAGTCGGCCAGAAACTGATTTCACGCATGACCATGTTGCGCCAGGCGCGACCGGTTATGGAACGACTGGCGAGAGAATGCGACGAAGCTGTCTACCTGGCCCTGCGTCGCGATGATGAACTGCTGTTCCTGGACATGGTCGACACGCCACAGCAGGTCAAGATCATCTCGCTGGTCGGCAAACGATATCCACTGTCCGAAATCGCCGCCGGTAGCGTCATCCTTGCCCATTCCCCCACCGAGCAGCCCCTCAGCCGTGAACTGGCCGAAATCCATCGCCGCGGCTGGGCGTCCGGCCACGATGTGCTGGGTGAGGGCATCGCCTGCCTGTCAGTCCCCCTCTTCAATGGCGAGGGAACGGTCCCGGCCAGTCTTTCCTTCCTCGGTCCCGATTTCCGCCTGGACGAGCAACGACTGCGCGACAACTTTCTCCCCCCCTTGCGGGAAGCCGGACAAACCATTTCATCAAAACTCGGTTTTCTCGGCAGCTACCTGAATTCCTGA
- a CDS encoding cysteine hydrolase family protein, producing the protein MRQALLVVDMLNDFVLAGAPLEVPRAREILPALRQRIAAARRDGLPVIYICDAHAADDREFSRMGWPVHAVRGTPGAEVVADLAPQTGEAVVAKTSYSGFHATDLESLLQKLDVEELVLTGCVTNICILYTAADAVMRGFHVRVPTDCVAPLDPADGDFALRQMKNVLGVDVE; encoded by the coding sequence ATGCGTCAGGCTTTGCTGGTTGTCGACATGCTCAACGATTTTGTTCTCGCCGGGGCGCCGCTGGAAGTTCCCCGGGCCCGGGAGATCCTGCCGGCCCTGCGGCAGCGGATTGCCGCGGCCCGACGGGACGGCCTCCCGGTGATCTACATCTGCGACGCTCATGCCGCGGATGATCGCGAGTTCTCCCGCATGGGATGGCCGGTCCACGCGGTCAGGGGCACACCCGGCGCCGAAGTGGTGGCCGACCTGGCGCCGCAGACCGGCGAAGCGGTGGTCGCCAAGACCAGCTACTCAGGCTTCCATGCCACCGATCTGGAATCCCTGCTGCAGAAACTCGACGTGGAGGAACTGGTTCTCACCGGCTGCGTGACCAACATCTGCATCCTCTACACCGCCGCCGACGCGGTGATGCGCGGATTTCACGTCCGGGTGCCGACCGACTGCGTTGCCCCCCTCGACCCCGCCGACGGTGACTTCGCCCTCCGGCAGATGAAAAACGTCCTCGGCGTCGACGTGGAATAG
- a CDS encoding (deoxy)nucleoside triphosphate pyrophosphohydrolase — MPPLLVTAAIIEEDGLILVTQRPEGSRHAGKWEFPGGKMEPGESPRQALERELREELNLEISAEDIVETLYHRYPWGAVLILAYRCRIRGGALRHLQVADHRWLPAEQLPEYDFLEADRPLVEKLQRDRPVSNSPPPPAE, encoded by the coding sequence ATGCCCCCTTTACTGGTCACAGCGGCCATCATCGAAGAAGACGGTCTCATCCTGGTCACCCAGCGCCCGGAAGGCTCCCGACACGCCGGAAAATGGGAATTTCCGGGAGGAAAAATGGAACCTGGAGAATCCCCGCGTCAGGCCCTGGAGCGTGAACTGCGGGAAGAACTCAACCTCGAGATCAGCGCTGAAGACATCGTCGAAACCCTTTACCATCGCTACCCCTGGGGAGCGGTGCTGATCCTCGCCTATCGTTGCCGGATCAGGGGCGGGGCCCTCCGCCATCTCCAGGTCGCCGATCACCGCTGGTTGCCCGCGGAACAACTTCCGGAATATGACTTCCTGGAAGCGGACCGGCCGCTGGTGGAGAAACTGCAGAGAGACCGTCCCGTCAGCAACAGCCCGCCGCCACCGGCTGAATGA
- a CDS encoding putative nucleotidyltransferase substrate binding domain-containing protein codes for MGLIRKLRDTEPFNHLPEEVFEEFSKAAVIRKYPPQTHIFNQHDKPTGYLYVIKEGLVEIVALTPGGDEMVVDYRKEGSFFGGTPVFTNQAYTAGARTVKPTECYLIPDHLLAEAGKRHPEITEYFTRAIFSRVRSLYADMVSENSRNTLALMEAYPFKKRLSEIMTSPVKTCSPETPVNDIARTMTLHNIGAILVCPGKTRHPRGIITEHDLVAKVLARDDIDPRQAIAADIMTANPHTMTPETYMYEATTFMMGHRIKHMPIVDRGELVGIVSLRDLMKYRSQKSMLLVGSVKEAQSIEELVATRAEVVKVAKALMGETRSPFETMEILSYIHHCILRRGYEIVLEQVQQEGLVLPDIRFCFIIMGSGGRKEMLLGPDQDNGFIYEDFPDERAEEIDAFFIPFAERLVETFARIGYPLCKGKVMVNNPLWRGRLKDWRARITDWIRVPEPQKVRYSTIFFDFMPLVGDPALCQDLRKIVHDLIRKNEIFLWQLMDLDFKHKPPLGLLGRFTVERDEKHKGQLSLKQAGSIFIVDCIRIFLLEHHLDATTTIDRLEELVRLKVFNQETAEHIKAALEAFTYLRLRHEIELIDKGEQPTHYLDPYALSKNEQDLLKEAFRAAAKLQDSTKRHFSRLVG; via the coding sequence ATGGGTCTGATCAGAAAACTGCGGGACACCGAGCCGTTCAACCACCTGCCCGAGGAAGTGTTTGAAGAATTCAGCAAGGCCGCGGTGATCAGGAAGTACCCGCCGCAGACCCACATTTTCAACCAGCATGACAAACCGACCGGCTACCTCTACGTGATCAAGGAAGGCCTGGTGGAAATCGTCGCCCTCACCCCCGGTGGCGACGAGATGGTGGTCGACTACCGCAAGGAAGGCTCCTTCTTCGGCGGTACCCCGGTCTTCACCAACCAGGCCTATACCGCCGGCGCCCGCACCGTCAAACCGACCGAATGCTATCTGATCCCCGACCATCTGCTGGCCGAGGCCGGCAAGCGGCACCCCGAAATCACCGAGTATTTCACCAGGGCGATCTTTTCCCGGGTGCGCAGCCTCTACGCCGACATGGTCAGCGAAAACAGCCGCAACACCCTGGCGCTGATGGAGGCATATCCGTTCAAGAAGCGCCTCTCCGAGATCATGACCTCACCGGTCAAGACCTGTTCGCCAGAGACTCCGGTCAATGACATTGCCCGCACCATGACCCTGCACAACATCGGCGCGATACTGGTCTGCCCGGGAAAAACCAGGCACCCTCGGGGCATCATCACCGAGCACGACCTGGTCGCCAAAGTCCTGGCGAGGGATGATATCGACCCGCGGCAGGCCATAGCCGCCGACATCATGACCGCCAACCCGCACACCATGACCCCGGAAACCTACATGTATGAAGCGACCACCTTCATGATGGGGCACCGGATCAAGCACATGCCGATCGTCGATCGAGGGGAACTGGTCGGCATCGTCTCCCTGCGCGACCTGATGAAGTACCGCAGCCAGAAATCGATGCTGCTGGTCGGCAGCGTCAAGGAGGCGCAGTCCATCGAGGAGCTGGTCGCCACCCGCGCCGAGGTGGTCAAGGTCGCCAAGGCGCTGATGGGGGAAACCCGCTCCCCCTTCGAAACCATGGAGATTCTCTCCTACATCCATCACTGCATCCTGCGCCGTGGTTACGAGATCGTCCTGGAACAGGTTCAGCAGGAGGGGCTGGTCCTGCCCGACATCCGTTTCTGCTTCATCATCATGGGCAGCGGCGGTCGCAAGGAGATGCTGCTCGGCCCGGACCAGGACAACGGCTTCATCTACGAGGATTTCCCCGACGAACGAGCCGAGGAGATCGACGCCTTTTTCATCCCCTTCGCCGAACGACTGGTCGAGACCTTCGCCCGCATCGGCTACCCCCTCTGTAAGGGCAAGGTGATGGTCAACAATCCCCTGTGGCGCGGCCGGCTCAAGGACTGGCGGGCCCGCATCACCGACTGGATCCGGGTGCCGGAACCGCAGAAGGTCCGCTATTCCACCATCTTCTTCGACTTCATGCCGCTGGTCGGCGACCCCGCTCTCTGCCAGGATCTGCGCAAAATCGTCCATGACCTGATCCGCAAAAATGAAATTTTCCTCTGGCAGCTGATGGATCTCGATTTCAAACACAAGCCCCCTCTCGGTCTGCTCGGACGTTTCACCGTCGAACGGGACGAAAAACACAAGGGGCAGCTGTCCCTCAAGCAGGCCGGCAGTATCTTCATCGTCGACTGCATCCGCATCTTCCTGCTTGAACACCACCTCGACGCGACCACCACCATCGACCGCCTTGAAGAACTGGTGCGCCTCAAGGTTTTCAACCAGGAAACCGCCGAACACATCAAGGCGGCCCTCGAAGCCTTCACCTACCTGC
- the ubiE gene encoding bifunctional demethylmenaquinone methyltransferase/2-methoxy-6-polyprenyl-1,4-benzoquinol methylase UbiE has translation MFKLSDKGRGIRDMFDAIAPRYDLLNRLLSAGVDRRWRTFAVSRLRIPADGRVLDVATGTGDVALEIAARTSSSVRIVGSDLTQGMLVVGRDKLAATPYRERISLVNAPCESLPHPDCSFDGVTIAFGIRNVVDRDAGLREMYRVLKPGGRVVILEFSTPTNPLFRVIYHFYFRRILPLLGGLLSRRSAYRYLPESVMEFPDREKFGQMMAEAGFRNLSQHDLTGGIATVHVGEK, from the coding sequence ATGTTCAAGCTTTCCGACAAGGGTCGCGGCATCCGCGATATGTTCGATGCCATCGCCCCACGGTACGATCTTCTGAATCGTCTGCTTTCTGCCGGGGTGGACCGTCGCTGGCGGACCTTTGCCGTCAGTCGGCTGCGGATTCCCGCTGACGGCCGGGTGCTCGACGTGGCGACCGGCACCGGGGATGTCGCCCTCGAAATCGCCGCGCGAACCTCGTCATCGGTACGGATCGTCGGCTCGGACCTGACCCAGGGAATGCTGGTGGTCGGCCGCGACAAACTGGCCGCCACCCCCTACCGAGAGCGGATCAGCCTGGTGAACGCGCCCTGCGAGTCCCTGCCGCATCCCGACTGCAGTTTTGACGGCGTGACCATCGCCTTCGGCATCCGCAACGTGGTCGACCGCGACGCCGGGCTGCGTGAAATGTACCGGGTCCTCAAACCGGGCGGCCGGGTTGTCATCCTCGAATTCTCCACTCCGACCAATCCCCTGTTCCGGGTGATCTATCATTTCTATTTCCGCCGGATCCTGCCTCTGCTCGGCGGCCTGCTCTCCCGGCGCAGCGCCTACCGGTACCTTCCCGAATCAGTGATGGAATTTCCCGACCGGGAGAAATTCGGACAGATGATGGCCGAGGCCGGTTTTCGCAACCTGAGTCAGCATGATCTGACCGGGGGGATAGCCACGGTCCACGTCGGCGAAAAGTGA